Proteins encoded within one genomic window of Eleutherodactylus coqui strain aEleCoq1 chromosome 1, aEleCoq1.hap1, whole genome shotgun sequence:
- the TPT1 gene encoding translationally-controlled tumor protein, which yields MIIYKDCITGDEMFSDIYPTKESCNGLCIEVDGKIVTRVEGQIDDALIGGNASAECVDEGSDSTTISGVDIVLNHKLQETCFTKESYKQYIKDYMKAIKAKLEQTNPDRVKPFMTGAAGKIKDILGNFKNYQFYTGEGMNPEGMVALLDFREDGITPYLTFFKDGLELEKC from the exons ATGATTATCTACAAGGATTGCATCACCG GAGACGAGATGTTCTCAGACATCTACCCAACTAAGGAGAGCTGCAACGGGCTGTGCATTGAGGTTGATGGGAAG ATAGTCACACGAGTTGAAGGTCAGATTGATGATGCTCTTATCGGCGGCAATGCATCTGCAGAGTGCGTGGATGAAGGATCAGACTCAACGACTATCAGTGGGGTTGATATAGTATTAAACCACAAACTTCAGGAAACTTGCTTCACCAAGGAGTCCTACAAACAGTATATTAAAGACTATATGAAAGC CATCAAAGCCAAACTTGAGCAAACTAATCCAGACAGAGTAAAGCCTTTTATGACTGGTGCTGCAGGAAAAATCAAAGACATTCTTGGAAACTTCAAAAATTATCAG TTTTATACAGGAGAGGGTATGAATCCAGAAGGAATGGTGGCACTTCTAGACTTCCGTGAGGATGGGATAACGCCTTATTTGACTTTCTTCAAGGATGGCCTGGAACTTGAAAAATGT TAA